In Stenotrophomonas sp. ASS1, the following proteins share a genomic window:
- a CDS encoding phospholipase D family protein yields MSLPKPLWRRLPRVAAIILAALLLLVLSGLLLADHLTPQAQGAPSHVLPLQPAQTRIDQQIVPLQDAHPGQSGVAFLSDGMDAFAARAMITAHAGRSLDLQYYIWHDDLIGHLMAKALYDAAERGVRVRILLDDMNAKDKDALMMALDAHPNIEIRLYNPFRNRTGILRMVEMVQRFFSVNHRMHNKSWIADGRVAIVGGRNIGEEYFSARTDVNFQDLDLLVAGPAVEQANRIFDDYWNSETAIPVSALAFHTDAQLRLLVRESDHEAQRDVALPYLARVAESRKRQRPSPEPLRWSGAVRIVSDPPMKHRKDDRAAWLVSTLISELQAARHKALLISPYFVPGNEGLDGFSAMSGRGVQVGVVTNSLAANDVAAVHGGYMGYRVPLLEAGVHLYELKAQGQSGDAGVFGSSGASLHTKAFLVDDRRGFVGSFNLDPRSAYLNTEMGVLFDDPVLGAQLRDEYLRLADPRHSWWLALDDRRRLRWLEREPPPHWVEAEPGATARKRWLSRVISWLPVESQL; encoded by the coding sequence ATGAGCCTGCCCAAGCCCCTGTGGCGACGCCTGCCGCGCGTCGCTGCGATCATCCTCGCCGCGCTGTTGCTGCTGGTCCTGTCCGGGCTGCTGCTGGCCGACCACCTCACCCCGCAGGCACAGGGCGCACCCTCGCATGTGCTGCCACTGCAGCCGGCGCAGACCCGCATCGACCAGCAGATCGTGCCGCTGCAGGACGCACACCCCGGGCAGTCCGGCGTGGCGTTCCTCAGTGATGGCATGGATGCCTTCGCCGCGCGCGCGATGATCACCGCGCATGCAGGCCGCAGCCTGGACCTGCAGTACTACATCTGGCACGACGACCTGATCGGCCATCTGATGGCCAAGGCGCTGTACGACGCCGCCGAGCGCGGCGTGCGCGTGCGCATCCTGCTTGACGACATGAACGCCAAGGACAAGGACGCGTTGATGATGGCACTCGATGCGCATCCGAACATCGAGATCCGCCTGTACAACCCGTTCCGCAACCGGACCGGCATCCTGCGCATGGTGGAGATGGTGCAGCGCTTCTTCAGCGTGAACCACCGCATGCACAACAAGAGCTGGATCGCCGATGGCCGCGTCGCGATCGTCGGTGGCCGCAACATCGGCGAGGAGTATTTCAGCGCGCGCACCGATGTGAACTTCCAGGATCTGGACCTGCTGGTCGCCGGCCCCGCCGTGGAGCAGGCCAACCGCATCTTCGACGACTACTGGAACAGCGAAACCGCCATTCCGGTATCCGCGCTTGCCTTCCATACCGACGCACAACTGCGCCTGCTGGTGCGCGAATCGGACCATGAGGCGCAGCGGGACGTGGCCCTGCCGTACCTGGCGCGCGTGGCCGAATCGCGCAAGCGCCAGCGCCCGAGCCCCGAGCCGCTGCGCTGGAGCGGTGCAGTGCGCATCGTGTCCGACCCGCCGATGAAGCACCGCAAGGACGATCGCGCTGCCTGGCTGGTGTCGACCCTGATCAGCGAGCTGCAGGCCGCCAGGCACAAGGCCCTGTTGATCTCGCCCTACTTCGTTCCCGGCAACGAGGGCCTGGATGGCTTTTCGGCCATGTCCGGGCGGGGCGTGCAGGTCGGCGTGGTCACCAACTCACTGGCCGCCAATGACGTCGCCGCCGTACATGGTGGCTACATGGGCTACCGCGTGCCGTTGCTTGAAGCCGGCGTCCACCTTTACGAACTGAAGGCACAAGGGCAGTCCGGCGATGCCGGCGTGTTCGGCAGCAGCGGCGCCAGCCTGCATACCAAGGCGTTCCTGGTCGATGACCGCCGCGGTTTTGTCGGTTCGTTCAACCTCGACCCGCGCTCGGCCTATCTGAACACCGAGATGGGCGTGCTGTTCGACGATCCGGTGCTGGGCGCACAGCTGCGGGACGAGTACCTGCGCCTGGCTGATCCCAGGCACAGCTGGTGGCTGGCGCTGGATGACCGTCGCCGGTTGCGCTGGCTGGAGCGCGAACCGCCACCGCACTGGGTGGAGGCCGAGCCGGGGGCAACGGCGCGCAAACGCTGGTTGTCGCGGGTGATCAGCTGGCTGCCGGTGGAATCGCAGCTGTAG
- a CDS encoding HDOD domain-containing protein, protein MTPAWWRSLRGWLARSTGTAPSRLAAASRQAVAAAAASLQGEALPSAEIAAHLQRGLHALALYPRLAGESTAVQAAGLGEAVARALQDRDWAARQLPRRPQLLPQLIQTVNDDAASARVMAAIIGQDPVLTGNLLRIANSPAYKVHERPVESLQRAVTLVGTEGVRQIISAVLVQPVMQVQCEVFPQFSTIIWEHALLASRAAADHARTVTFGDAFAAQWLGLVQGLGAALVMRQLLQEAQARDETVEPALALQLLQQWSLPLAQRVAAAWELPEPVHQALAPEADGPLADSLRLASAAAAASLLCRHGHASQSRMLALLEQLPSAPPHALRWIWRRLHGRSVETRDDAGQEEAGPAP, encoded by the coding sequence ATGACGCCGGCCTGGTGGCGATCACTGCGTGGCTGGCTGGCGCGCTCGACCGGGACGGCACCGTCCCGGTTGGCGGCGGCGTCGCGGCAGGCGGTGGCGGCGGCTGCGGCCAGCCTGCAGGGCGAGGCTCTGCCTTCGGCCGAGATCGCTGCACATCTGCAGCGTGGCCTGCATGCGCTGGCCCTGTACCCGCGCCTGGCCGGTGAATCCACAGCGGTGCAGGCTGCGGGGTTGGGCGAGGCGGTGGCGCGCGCGCTGCAGGACCGGGACTGGGCGGCCCGTCAGCTGCCGCGCCGCCCGCAACTGCTGCCGCAGCTGATCCAGACGGTCAACGACGATGCTGCGTCGGCGCGGGTGATGGCGGCGATCATCGGCCAGGACCCGGTGCTGACCGGCAACCTGCTGCGCATCGCCAACAGCCCGGCCTACAAGGTGCACGAGCGCCCGGTGGAAAGCCTGCAGCGGGCGGTGACGCTGGTCGGTACCGAAGGCGTGCGACAGATCATCAGCGCAGTTCTGGTGCAGCCGGTGATGCAGGTGCAGTGCGAGGTGTTTCCGCAGTTCAGCACAATCATCTGGGAGCACGCACTGCTGGCCTCGCGCGCAGCCGCTGACCACGCGCGCACGGTCACTTTCGGCGATGCCTTCGCCGCCCAGTGGCTGGGCCTGGTACAGGGGCTGGGGGCCGCGCTGGTGATGCGCCAGCTGCTGCAGGAAGCGCAGGCACGCGATGAAACGGTGGAGCCGGCGCTGGCGCTGCAGCTGCTCCAACAGTGGTCGCTGCCGTTGGCGCAACGCGTGGCTGCGGCCTGGGAGCTGCCCGAGCCGGTGCACCAGGCGCTGGCGCCCGAGGCGGATGGCCCGCTGGCCGACAGCCTGCGCCTTGCCAGCGCGGCCGCAGCGGCCAGCCTGCTGTGCCGGCACGGACATGCCAGCCAGAGCCGCATGCTGGCCCTGCTTGAACAGTTGCCTTCGGCGCCGCCGCATGCGCTGCGCTGGATCTGGCGGCGCCTGCATGGGCGCAGCGTGGAAACACGGGATGACGCCGGACAGGAAGAGGCAGGTCCTGCGCCCTGA
- a CDS encoding Glu/Leu/Phe/Val dehydrogenase dimerization domain-containing protein — protein MLFETLATTGHEQVVFCHNHDAGLKAIIAIHNTTLGPALGGVRMRPYASTDEALADALRLSRTMTYKNALAGLNVGGGKAVIIGDPKVDKTEVLFRAFGRYVDSLGGRYITAEDVGTDVNDMENIYLESQFVTGVHQVHGGSGDPAPFTAYGALQALMASMRFKFGHEEVGKTSIAVQGLGHIGMELVKLLRDRGAKLYVTDLDSALVDRAVSDFGAEAVKPDEIHEVNADVFAPCALEGAINADTLPRIKAKIICGTANNQLSSLEIGDELHARGILYAPDYAVNAGGVMNVSLEIDGYNRERAMRLIRSIYHNLTRIFELSQRENIAPQRAADRIAESRILSIGKLKMPLGRSTPRLGNLRGG, from the coding sequence ATGCTATTCGAAACCCTCGCCACCACCGGCCACGAACAGGTGGTGTTCTGCCACAACCACGACGCCGGCCTGAAGGCGATCATCGCCATCCACAACACCACCCTCGGCCCGGCCCTGGGCGGCGTGCGCATGCGCCCCTACGCCAGCACCGACGAGGCGCTGGCCGATGCGCTGCGGCTGAGCCGGACGATGACCTACAAGAATGCACTGGCCGGCCTCAACGTGGGTGGCGGCAAGGCGGTGATCATCGGCGACCCCAAAGTGGACAAGACCGAGGTGCTGTTCCGTGCCTTCGGCCGCTATGTCGATTCACTGGGCGGGCGCTACATCACCGCCGAGGACGTCGGAACCGACGTCAACGACATGGAGAACATCTACCTGGAAAGCCAGTTCGTGACCGGCGTGCACCAGGTCCATGGTGGCTCCGGCGATCCCGCCCCGTTCACCGCCTACGGTGCGCTGCAGGCACTGATGGCGTCGATGCGCTTCAAGTTCGGCCATGAGGAAGTGGGCAAGACCAGCATCGCCGTGCAGGGCCTGGGCCACATCGGCATGGAACTGGTGAAGCTGCTGCGCGACCGCGGTGCCAAGCTGTACGTCACCGACCTGGACAGCGCGCTGGTTGATCGCGCGGTCAGCGATTTCGGCGCCGAAGCAGTCAAGCCGGATGAGATCCACGAGGTGAACGCCGACGTGTTCGCACCGTGCGCGCTGGAAGGTGCGATCAATGCCGACACGCTGCCGCGGATCAAGGCGAAGATCATCTGCGGCACCGCCAACAACCAGCTGTCGAGCCTGGAAATCGGCGACGAGCTGCATGCGCGCGGCATCCTGTATGCGCCGGACTATGCAGTCAACGCCGGTGGCGTGATGAACGTGTCGCTGGAGATCGACGGTTACAACCGCGAACGCGCAATGCGCCTGATCCGCAGCATCTACCACAACCTCACCCGCATCTTCGAACTGTCGCAGCGCGAGAACATCGCGCCGCAGCGTGCCGCCGACCGCATCGCCGAAAGCCGCATCCTGTCGATCGGCAAGCTGAAGATGCCGCTGGGCCGCAGCACCCCGCGCCTGGGCAACCTGCGCGGCGGTTGA
- a CDS encoding autotransporter serine protease, translating to MERTMMVRSALGTALVVALTACGGGGGGGNVRIDTPPPPPPPTTPPPTTPPPVKPQEPAFDAHLSVTNARAAQAAGLTGQNVRIGIVDSGVQRNAVALNGRVLANLNYIDPARNNLGVDDVVGHGTAVASLAAGAATGSWPGGIAPKAQIVSARIIADKPPVDDGSGKGNSFSGPLGVAQVHQDLISYNVKVMNNSWGGLYWTDLPTTAQVAAEYRPFVINHGGLVVFAAGNDGRSEPSSLAALPSQQGVAGTLPAADLERGWLVATAVDPYAPGTLASYANACGQAARYCLAAPGSAVYPDANGGSYYWNYGTSFAAPLISGAAALVWERFPYFSNDLVRQTLLGTAKDIGAPGVDLVFGYGLLDIGRAINGPGRFDWGDVVANVDLASTGSAWRNDIVGSGGLVKQGGGTLVLTGNNSYTGATRIERGILSLQNGGVIRSNVTILGQSDPDSTGLQFNGGTPRVIGNVVNGSSVFLTTGNTTGTIEGNYTQQAGGQLMIALGANALQVTGNAAIDGGVRVHGFVSGYVPQNGSRQDLIHAAGGLSGTFSTPATSSGLQGLSLLQSSYGYDSNNVWLNLTQVSVTAAASGLGASAQVAAQRLEGAFAALDKNTGLQGSAFGAAAGALQWTGGGPQGLAASLQSLSGQAHARAEAATFDSIDMSRRAIAERFDRVQAAPRLRGSWQSALGEAGQGGFAGNAADSRGWMAGQDLPLGSNGLMGVAFGETRSTGGSSFGGDRGRDRQAQAQLYAGWNLGRGYALAQVGSGQFTRALDRQLLLGAGAYGVSARYGGRFSSASVEGGYRLGRAGASMTPYVGASTTRVETDAFNELGGFGFGLRGDANRVQRSQMLAGIRGERGWGRWTLRGHAEWQQRLDGADADWQASFVGVDAWAPLAGWNAPRGSALIGVALESWWGRNGRLSLGFDQRVGGEGARQAALRYSTGF from the coding sequence ATGGAACGCACGATGATGGTGAGGTCTGCCCTTGGAACCGCGCTGGTGGTAGCGCTGACGGCCTGTGGTGGAGGTGGCGGGGGCGGCAACGTGCGCATCGATACCCCGCCACCACCGCCGCCACCGACTACCCCGCCACCGACGACGCCGCCCCCGGTCAAACCGCAGGAGCCGGCCTTCGACGCGCATCTGTCAGTCACCAATGCGCGCGCCGCACAGGCTGCCGGCCTGACCGGCCAGAACGTGCGCATCGGCATCGTCGACTCCGGCGTGCAGCGCAATGCGGTGGCGTTGAATGGCCGGGTGCTGGCCAACCTCAACTACATCGATCCGGCCAGGAACAATCTGGGTGTCGATGATGTGGTCGGCCACGGCACCGCCGTGGCCAGCCTCGCCGCCGGCGCGGCAACGGGCTCCTGGCCGGGTGGCATCGCGCCAAAGGCGCAGATCGTGTCGGCACGGATCATTGCCGACAAGCCGCCCGTCGATGACGGCAGCGGCAAGGGCAATTCCTTCAGCGGCCCGCTGGGCGTGGCCCAGGTCCACCAGGACCTGATCAGCTACAACGTGAAGGTGATGAACAATTCGTGGGGCGGCCTGTACTGGACCGACCTGCCGACCACCGCGCAGGTGGCCGCCGAATATCGCCCCTTCGTGATCAACCATGGCGGGCTGGTGGTGTTCGCCGCGGGCAATGATGGCCGCAGCGAGCCGAGCAGCCTGGCCGCACTGCCCAGCCAGCAGGGCGTGGCCGGCACGCTGCCGGCTGCCGACCTGGAGCGCGGCTGGCTGGTGGCCACCGCCGTGGATCCGTATGCGCCCGGTACGCTGGCCAGCTATGCCAATGCCTGTGGCCAGGCGGCCCGCTACTGCCTGGCGGCGCCCGGCAGCGCGGTCTACCCCGATGCCAACGGTGGCAGCTACTACTGGAACTACGGCACGTCATTCGCGGCGCCCTTGATTTCCGGTGCGGCGGCGCTGGTCTGGGAGCGCTTCCCGTACTTCAGCAACGATCTGGTGCGGCAGACCCTGCTGGGCACCGCCAAGGATATCGGCGCGCCGGGCGTGGATCTGGTGTTCGGCTACGGCCTGCTCGACATCGGTCGTGCGATCAACGGTCCGGGTCGTTTCGACTGGGGTGATGTGGTCGCCAACGTGGATCTGGCCTCGACCGGCTCGGCGTGGCGCAACGATATCGTCGGCAGCGGCGGGCTGGTCAAGCAGGGCGGGGGCACCCTGGTGCTGACCGGCAACAACAGCTACACCGGTGCCACCCGCATCGAACGCGGCATCCTGTCGCTGCAGAACGGTGGCGTGATCCGTTCCAACGTGACCATCCTCGGCCAGTCCGATCCGGATTCGACCGGCCTGCAGTTCAATGGCGGCACGCCCCGCGTGATCGGCAATGTGGTCAACGGCAGCAGCGTATTCCTCACCACCGGCAACACCACCGGCACCATCGAGGGCAACTACACGCAGCAGGCAGGTGGCCAGCTGATGATCGCGCTCGGTGCCAATGCGCTGCAGGTGACCGGCAATGCCGCCATCGACGGTGGCGTGCGCGTGCATGGCTTCGTTTCCGGCTACGTGCCACAGAACGGCAGCCGGCAGGACCTGATCCATGCGGCAGGCGGACTCAGCGGCACCTTCAGTACGCCGGCTACCTCCAGTGGCCTGCAGGGCCTGTCGTTGCTGCAGAGCAGCTACGGCTATGACAGCAACAACGTGTGGTTGAACCTGACCCAGGTCAGCGTCACCGCAGCGGCCAGCGGGCTGGGGGCGTCCGCCCAGGTGGCAGCACAGCGCCTGGAAGGTGCATTCGCAGCGCTGGACAAAAACACAGGCCTGCAGGGATCGGCCTTTGGTGCAGCGGCCGGTGCCCTGCAGTGGACCGGCGGTGGCCCGCAGGGCCTGGCCGCCAGCCTGCAGAGCCTGTCCGGTCAAGCGCATGCGCGAGCCGAAGCAGCGACCTTCGACAGCATCGACATGTCGCGGCGTGCGATCGCCGAGCGCTTTGATCGTGTACAGGCCGCACCGCGCCTGCGCGGGAGCTGGCAGAGCGCGCTGGGTGAGGCGGGGCAGGGCGGCTTCGCCGGCAACGCTGCCGACAGCCGGGGCTGGATGGCCGGCCAGGATCTGCCACTGGGCAGCAACGGCCTGATGGGCGTGGCGTTTGGCGAGACCCGCAGCACTGGTGGCAGCAGTTTCGGCGGTGATCGTGGGCGTGATCGCCAGGCGCAGGCACAGTTGTATGCCGGCTGGAATCTGGGACGTGGCTACGCGCTGGCCCAGGTGGGGAGCGGACAGTTCACCCGCGCGCTGGATCGTCAGCTGCTGCTCGGTGCGGGTGCCTATGGCGTCTCCGCGCGGTACGGCGGCCGTTTCAGCAGTGCCAGCGTGGAGGGCGGGTACCGGCTGGGGCGTGCGGGCGCATCGATGACGCCCTACGTCGGTGCCAGCACCACGCGTGTGGAGACCGACGCCTTCAATGAACTCGGCGGCTTTGGTTTCGGCCTGCGGGGCGATGCCAACCGCGTGCAGCGCAGCCAGATGCTGGCCGGTATCCGCGGCGAGCGCGGCTGGGGGCGTTGGACGCTGCGTGGGCATGCCGAATGGCAGCAACGGCTTGATGGTGCGGATGCGGACTGGCAGGCCAGCTTCGTCGGCGTCGATGCCTGGGCGCCGTTGGCGGGCTGGAACGCGCCGCGCGGCAGTGCGCTGATCGGCGTGGCGCTGGAATCGTGGTGGGGCCGCAATGGGCGCCTGAGCCTGGGCTTCGACCAGCGCGTTGGTGGCGAAGGTGCGCGGCAGGCCGCCTTGCGCTACAGCACCGGCTTCTGA